The following are encoded together in the Melitaea cinxia chromosome 22, ilMelCinx1.1, whole genome shotgun sequence genome:
- the LOC123664661 gene encoding glucose dehydrogenase [FAD, quinone]-like, giving the protein MIWQPLNLTDVCPPYTPVTACSPFGYIYLNLLVNLYGGSSDARKHWSHNEPEDIRNEYDFIVVGAGAAGCVVANRLTENPNWKVLLLEAGPEQPDVTFVPGLSTALLGSNIDWAYTTEPNGKSCLAHPGGRCSWPRGKMMGGSSSINSMAYIRGNRADYDGWASLGNAGWSYKDVLPFFKKSERNVNIEALDPIYHGVEGEQFVSRYPYIDDPSWMLTEAFNQRGLPLTDYNGARQVGTMQAQAFSLLGERVSTNTAFIQPIRDKRKNLTVKTNSEALRILIDDNKRAYGIVYLQNNNMFTAIARKEVIVSAGSINSPKLLMLSGIGPKDHLESLGIPVIQDLAVGENLHDHVTFNGVIVALPNKTATTVSENEILESVQEYAEMKYKNGPLSGNGPVNSISFIKTDPNLIAPDVQFQVNHVSNWRQFIQDPITAESVAIFPTAFYDAVLPRTMNLVPKSRGVLLLNESDPNGPPLLYPNYLSDDSDLIPLLKGVRFLLSLENTKAFRSHSAYFVREPMPACRNYEWGTDEYYICLAKSYTSSTYHPVGTCKMGPKWDEKAVLDNQLRVYGVAGLRVVDASIMPFVIRGNTNAPSIMIGERGVDFIIKYWNKYNQAYYSYK; this is encoded by the exons ATGATCTGGCAGCCCTTAAACTTAACCGATGTTTGTCCGCCCTACACACCTGTCACAGCTTGCTCTCCCTTCGGATATATATACTTAAACTTATTAGTCAACCTGTACGGCGGTTCATCTGATGCTAGGAAACATTGGTCTCATAACGAGCCAGAAGACATCAGAAATGAGTACGACTTCATCGTCGTCGGAGCTGGCGCAGCGGGTTGCGTTGTTGCTAACAGATTGACTGAAAACCCTAATTGGAAG GTACTTCTTTTGGAAGCAGGGCCTGAACAACCAGATGTAACCTTCGTACCTGGTCTTTCTACAGCGCTCCTGGGGTCAAACATAGACTGGGCATACACCACTGAACCTAATGGAAAGAGTTGCCTTGCACACCCAGGAGGAAGATGTTCATGGCCGAG GGGTAAAATGATGGGAGGTTCGAGTTCAATCAATTCCATGGCTTACATTAGGGGTAACAGAGCAGACTATGATGGCTGGGCTTCTCTTGGTAACGCCGGGTGGAGCTACAAAGAC GTGTTACCTTTCTTTAAGAAATCAGAAAGAAACGTTAATATCGAAGCTTTAGATCCTATATATCATGGCGTCGAGGGAGAGCAGTTTGTATCAAGGTATCCTTATATAGATGATCCCTCTTGGATGCTGACTGAAGCTTTCAATCAGAGAGGACTCCCATTAACCGACTATAACGGAGCTCGTCAAGTAGGAACTATGCAAGCTCAAGCATTTTCTCTGTTAGGTGAAAGAGTATCAACAAATACGGCGTTCATACAACCCATTAGAGATAAGAGGAAGAATCTTACTGTCAAAACAAACTCCGAAGCTCTAAGAATTCTCATTGATGACAACAAAAGAGCATACGGAATAGTTTATTTGCAAAACAACAACATGTTTACGGCCATTGCCCGTAAGGAAGTAATAGTCAGCGCTGGATCTATCAATTCACCGAAATTGTTGATGCTATCCGGCATTGGACCAAAAGATCACTTAGAGAGTTTAGGCATACCAGTAATTCAAGATCTAGCTGTTGGTGAAAATTTACACGACCACGTAACATTCAATGGTGTTATTGTAGCTTTGCCTAACAAAACAGCTACAACAGTCAGTGAAAACGAAATTTTAGAATCGGTTCAAGAATACGCTGAAATGAAGTACAAAAATGGTCCGTTGTCTGGTAATGGTCCAGTGAATTCTATATCTTTCATAAAAACTGATCCTAACTTAATTGCTCCGGACGTACAATTTCAAGTGAACCACGTTTCTAATTGGAGACAGTTTATTCAGGATCCAATTACTGCTGAGTCAGTCGCAATATTTCCAACAGCATTTTACGACGCTGTTTTACCAAGGACTATGAACTTAGTACCTAAAAGTAGAGGTGTTCTTCTATTAAATGAATCCGATCCAAATGGTCCACCGTTGTTATACCCTAATTATTTAAGTGATGACTCTGATCTCATACCTTTATTAAAAGGTGTTAGATTTCTCCTATCATTAGAAAACACAAAAGCATTTAGATCTCATAGCGCATATTTTGTCCGGGAGCCGATGCCAGCTTGTAGAAATTACGAATGGGGTACCGATGAGTACTATATTTGCTTAGCCAAATCATACACATCGAGTACATACCATCCTGTAGGCACTTGTAAGATGGGTCCGAAATGGGATGAAAAGGCTGTTTTAGATAATCAATTAAGGGTGTACGGTGTTGCTGGATTAAGAGTCGTCGACGCCTCAATAATGCCATTTGTCATTCGAGGAAACACCAATGCTCCTAGCATCATGATTGGAGAGAGAGGAGTGGacttcattattaaatattggaACAAATACAATCAAGCTTACTATTCGTATAAATGA